The Kitasatospora sp. NBC_00374 genome has a segment encoding these proteins:
- a CDS encoding shikimate kinase, which yields MTAPVVVLVGPPGSGKSTVGRLLAARLGVAFRDTDADIEELAGKPIPEIFVDEGEPHFRELEVRAVRDAVESHEGVLALGGGAVMAEATRAALAGLPVVFLEVALGDAVKRVGLDAPRPLLAINPRARWRELMDARRPVYLAVSTAVVDTEGRTAEQVADAVLEALELKIHE from the coding sequence ATGACCGCTCCGGTGGTCGTGCTGGTCGGCCCTCCGGGCTCCGGCAAGAGCACGGTCGGGCGGCTGCTCGCCGCCCGGCTCGGGGTCGCCTTCCGCGACACCGATGCCGACATCGAGGAGCTGGCGGGCAAGCCGATCCCCGAGATCTTCGTGGACGAGGGCGAGCCGCACTTCCGCGAGCTGGAGGTGCGGGCCGTCCGGGACGCCGTGGAGAGCCACGAAGGCGTGCTGGCCCTGGGCGGCGGCGCGGTGATGGCCGAGGCCACCCGTGCCGCGCTGGCCGGGCTGCCGGTGGTCTTCCTGGAGGTGGCGCTCGGCGACGCCGTCAAGCGGGTCGGCCTGGACGCGCCGCGCCCGCTGCTCGCGATCAACCCGCGGGCCCGCTGGCGCGAGCTGATGGACGCCCGCCGCCCGGTCTACCTGGCGGTCTCCACCGCCGTGGTCGACACCGAGGGCCGGACGGCCGAGCAGGTCGCCGACGCTGTACTGGAAGCACTGGAGCTGAAGATCCATGAGTGA
- the aroB gene encoding 3-dehydroquinate synthase codes for MSDTVTIRVGGSAGHDPYEVLIGHQLLGELAPLIGNRAKRVAIIHPEALEATAEAIREDLAAEGYEAIALQVPNAEEAKSAEVAAYCWSVLGQTGFTRSDVIVGLGGGATTDLAGFVAATWLRGVRWIAMPTTLLGMVDAAVGGKTGINIAEGKNMVGAFHPPAGVLADLGTLETVPRHDYISGLAEVIKCGFIADPAILDLIEADPQGATSPAGPHTVELIRRAIQVKADVVSGDLKEAGRREILNYGHTLGHAIERNERYKWRHGAAISIGMVFAAELGRLAGRLDDETADRHRAVLGSVGLPLSYRGDAWPKLLDAMKIDKKSRGDLLRFVVLDGLGKTSILEGPDPSLLVGAYAEVSG; via the coding sequence ATGAGTGACACCGTCACGATCCGCGTCGGCGGCAGCGCCGGCCACGACCCCTACGAGGTGCTGATCGGGCACCAACTGCTGGGCGAGCTGGCCCCGCTGATCGGCAACCGGGCCAAGCGGGTCGCGATCATCCACCCGGAGGCCCTGGAGGCCACGGCGGAGGCGATCCGCGAGGACCTGGCCGCCGAGGGCTACGAGGCCATCGCGCTGCAGGTGCCCAACGCCGAGGAGGCCAAGAGCGCCGAGGTCGCCGCGTACTGCTGGTCGGTGCTCGGCCAGACCGGCTTCACCCGCAGCGACGTGATCGTGGGCCTGGGCGGCGGTGCCACCACCGACCTGGCCGGCTTCGTCGCGGCGACCTGGCTGCGCGGGGTGCGCTGGATCGCGATGCCCACCACCCTGCTCGGCATGGTCGACGCGGCGGTCGGCGGCAAGACCGGCATCAACATCGCCGAGGGCAAGAACATGGTCGGCGCCTTCCACCCGCCCGCGGGTGTGCTGGCCGACCTCGGCACCCTGGAGACCGTGCCCCGGCACGACTACATCTCCGGTCTGGCCGAGGTCATCAAGTGCGGCTTCATCGCCGACCCGGCCATCCTCGACCTGATCGAGGCCGACCCGCAGGGCGCCACCAGCCCGGCCGGCCCGCACACCGTGGAGCTGATCCGCCGGGCCATCCAGGTCAAGGCCGACGTGGTCTCCGGCGACCTCAAGGAGGCCGGCCGCCGCGAGATCCTCAACTACGGCCACACCCTCGGCCACGCCATCGAGCGCAACGAGCGCTACAAGTGGCGGCACGGCGCCGCGATCTCGATCGGCATGGTGTTCGCCGCCGAACTCGGCCGGCTGGCCGGCCGGCTGGACGACGAGACCGCCGACCGGCACCGCGCGGTGCTCGGCTCGGTCGGCCTGCCGCTCAGCTACCGCGGCGACGCCTGGCCGAAGCTGCTGGACGCCATGAAGATCGACAAGAAGTCCCGCGGCGACCTGCTGCGCTTCGTCGTGCTGGACGGTCTCGGCAAGACCTCCATCCTGGAGGGCCCCGACCCGTCCCTGCTGGTCGGCGCGTACGCGGAGGTGTCCGGGTGA
- the aroQ gene encoding type II 3-dehydroquinate dehydratase has protein sequence MSRVLVLNGPNLGRLGSREPDVYGATSYAGLVERCTALGKELGFEVEVKETNSEQQMIEWLHWAADRKTPVVINPGAFTHYSYGMRDAAAQRTAPLIEVHISNPYAREEFRHNSVLAAVASGTIAGFGLGSYELALRALAEQLTTR, from the coding sequence GTGAGCCGGGTCCTGGTGCTCAACGGCCCCAACCTCGGCCGGCTCGGCAGCCGGGAGCCGGACGTCTACGGCGCCACCTCGTACGCCGGCCTGGTCGAGCGCTGCACCGCGCTCGGCAAGGAGCTCGGCTTCGAGGTCGAGGTCAAGGAGACCAACTCCGAGCAGCAGATGATCGAGTGGCTGCACTGGGCCGCCGACCGCAAGACCCCCGTGGTGATCAACCCCGGGGCGTTCACGCACTACTCGTACGGGATGCGGGACGCCGCCGCGCAGCGGACCGCCCCGCTGATCGAGGTGCACATCTCCAACCCCTACGCGCGCGAGGAGTTCCGGCACAACTCGGTGCTCGCCGCGGTCGCCTCCGGCACCATCGCAGGCTTCGGCCTCGGCTCGTACGAGCTGGCGCTGCGCGCCCTCGCGGAGCAGCTCACCACGCGCTGA
- a CDS encoding AAA family ATPase encodes MPPRPLAPPYPGRPAGPQSGPQPPYTPARPPQLGAPHAAAPPGATGHFVLPTGAPVQLPAHPPQQQLPTGPLAVLLIGPAGAGKTTVARHWAERRPTATAHISLDDVREWVQAGFANPQSGWNTASEAQYRLARRTCGFACRNYLANGISCIIDDAVFPDRPAIGLGGWKRHIGPGMIPVVLLPGLDSVLARNARRSGNRRLSDEEVARIHGRMAGWRTSGLPIIDNSQLDVGATAAALDRAIFSRLAGRPV; translated from the coding sequence GTGCCTCCGCGACCGCTGGCGCCGCCGTACCCCGGCCGACCGGCGGGTCCGCAGTCCGGCCCGCAACCGCCGTACACCCCGGCGCGGCCGCCGCAGCTCGGCGCGCCGCACGCCGCCGCACCGCCCGGGGCGACCGGGCACTTCGTGCTGCCGACCGGAGCCCCCGTGCAGCTACCCGCGCACCCGCCGCAGCAGCAACTGCCCACCGGCCCGCTCGCGGTGCTGCTGATCGGTCCGGCCGGCGCGGGCAAGACCACCGTCGCCCGGCACTGGGCCGAGCGCCGGCCGACCGCGACCGCGCACATCAGCCTGGACGACGTCCGCGAGTGGGTGCAGGCCGGCTTCGCCAACCCGCAGTCCGGCTGGAACACCGCCTCCGAGGCGCAGTACCGCCTCGCCCGCCGGACCTGCGGCTTCGCCTGCCGCAACTACCTGGCCAACGGGATCTCCTGCATCATCGACGACGCGGTCTTCCCGGACCGCCCGGCGATCGGCCTGGGCGGCTGGAAGCGGCACATCGGACCGGGCATGATCCCGGTGGTGCTGCTGCCGGGCCTCGACTCGGTTCTCGCCCGCAACGCCCGGCGCAGCGGCAACCGGCGGCTCAGCGACGAGGAGGTCGCCCGGATCCACGGCCGGATGGCCGGGTGGCGCACCTCGGGGCTGCCGATCATCGACAACTCCCAGCTGGACGTCGGGGCGACCGCGGCCGCCCTGGACCGCGCGATCTTCTCCCGGCTGGCCGGCCGTCCGGTCTGA
- a CDS encoding DUF3052 domain-containing protein produces the protein MTATADQAEGRTNPAARLGFQPGEVVQEIGYDDDCDLELREAIEEITGQDLVDEEYDDVADAVLLWFRDGDGDCTDALVDAIGLIEDGGAIWLFTPKAGREGYVEPSEISEAAQTAGLSQTKSVSVAANWSAARMVTPRAARR, from the coding sequence ATGACGGCGACCGCCGACCAGGCCGAGGGTCGGACCAACCCGGCTGCCAGGCTGGGCTTCCAGCCCGGCGAGGTGGTCCAGGAGATCGGCTACGACGACGACTGCGACCTGGAGCTGCGCGAGGCGATCGAGGAGATCACCGGCCAGGACCTGGTCGACGAGGAGTACGACGACGTCGCGGACGCCGTCCTGCTGTGGTTCCGGGACGGGGACGGCGACTGCACCGACGCCCTGGTCGACGCGATCGGGCTGATCGAGGACGGCGGGGCGATCTGGCTGTTCACCCCCAAGGCCGGCCGCGAGGGCTACGTGGAGCCGAGCGAGATCAGTGAGGCCGCACAGACGGCGGGGCTGTCGCAGACCAAGTCGGTCAGCGTCGCCGCCAACTGGAGCGCCGCCCGGATGGTCACCCCCAGGGCCGCACGGAGGTAG
- a CDS encoding Fpg/Nei family DNA glycosylase, with protein sequence MPEGHIIHRLAAENFRTFGDRPVRVSSPQGRFADGAALLDGRRLDEAEAHGKHLFLGFGADWLHIHLGLYGGFTFGAGPAPGPVGLIRLRMESDEAYADLRGPNTCELLTPAEKAAVHRRLGPDPLRAGTDPAAAWQRISRSSTTVAALLMDQKVLAGVGNVYRAEVLFRLGISPHRAGRDLTRPEWDAIWADLVALMHEGAGIGRIDTVRPEHTPEAMGRPPRVDDHGGEVYVYRRTDQPCLVCGTPVRTEEHAARNLFWCPACQQR encoded by the coding sequence GTGCCCGAGGGCCACATCATCCACCGCCTGGCCGCCGAGAACTTCCGGACCTTCGGTGACCGCCCGGTCCGCGTCTCCAGCCCGCAGGGCCGGTTCGCCGACGGCGCGGCCCTGCTCGACGGCCGCCGCCTGGACGAGGCCGAGGCCCACGGCAAGCACCTGTTCCTGGGCTTCGGCGCGGACTGGCTGCACATCCACCTCGGCCTCTACGGCGGCTTCACCTTCGGGGCCGGCCCGGCGCCCGGGCCGGTCGGCCTGATCCGGCTGCGGATGGAGTCCGACGAGGCGTACGCCGACCTGCGCGGGCCCAACACCTGTGAGCTGCTGACACCGGCCGAGAAGGCCGCCGTGCACCGCCGCCTCGGCCCCGACCCGCTGCGTGCGGGCACGGACCCGGCGGCGGCCTGGCAGCGGATCTCCCGCAGCTCCACCACGGTGGCCGCGCTGCTGATGGACCAGAAGGTGCTGGCCGGGGTGGGCAACGTGTACCGCGCGGAGGTGCTGTTCCGGCTGGGCATCAGCCCGCACCGGGCCGGCCGCGACCTCACCAGGCCCGAGTGGGACGCGATCTGGGCCGATCTGGTGGCGCTGATGCACGAGGGCGCGGGAATCGGCCGGATCGACACCGTCCGCCCGGAGCACACCCCCGAGGCGATGGGCCGCCCGCCGCGGGTGGACGACCACGGTGGCGAGGTCTACGTCTACCGCCGCACCGACCAGCCCTGCCTGGTCTGCGGCACTCCGGTGCGGACGGAGGAGCACGCCGCCCGGAACCTCTTCTGGTGCCCGGCCTGCCAGCAGCGCTGA
- a CDS encoding MarR family winged helix-turn-helix transcriptional regulator: MADPALSRLQTLPSWLLGRAAAVGHRLVGEHLAEAGLRMTHHAVLCGIAEYGPLAQAELARIVRLDPKDMVGVLNELQGRELITRERDPKDARKNALALSPAGRELVRRGERLGLTANAELLAPLGPDEQRLLGELLERLIAGRH, from the coding sequence ATGGCAGATCCCGCGCTCAGCCGCCTCCAGACCCTGCCGAGCTGGCTCCTCGGCCGCGCCGCCGCCGTCGGCCACCGCCTGGTCGGCGAGCACCTCGCCGAGGCCGGACTGCGGATGACGCACCACGCCGTCCTCTGCGGGATCGCCGAGTACGGGCCGCTGGCCCAGGCCGAGCTGGCCAGGATCGTCCGGCTCGACCCCAAGGACATGGTCGGCGTCCTCAACGAGCTCCAGGGCCGGGAGCTGATCACCCGCGAGCGGGATCCGAAGGACGCCCGGAAGAACGCCCTCGCCCTCTCCCCCGCCGGCCGGGAGCTGGTCCGCCGGGGCGAGCGGCTCGGCCTGACGGCCAACGCCGAACTGCTCGCCCCGCTCGGGCCCGACGAACAGCGCCTGCTCGGGGAACTGCTGGAACGGCTGATCGCCGGCCGGCACTGA
- a CDS encoding zinc-binding alcohol dehydrogenase family protein, with translation MRKISLHAYRGPAGLRLAEAPEPVAGPGELVVRMEAAGVTLPVLKVLRGHGEAPLPHTPGGDLVGRVVAVGAGVEGHRVGDRVGGVAFEGLYADLVAVPAALVAPVPEQVPAADALAVVRGGVVALAALRAGRLAAGESVLITAAAGGVGHLAVQLAKALGAGRVVAAAGSPDKAGFLRGLGADQVVGYDDLDRIGPVDLAVDGVGGEVVRRAAGALVPFGRLVVNSGAGGTLDAGALLRGMHTAVGLSMAQLARLRPELIERYRAELWELLAAGRIRPRCVVLPLAQTARAVELLESRANLGKVVLVP, from the coding sequence ATGCGCAAGATCAGCCTGCACGCCTACCGGGGCCCGGCCGGACTCCGCCTCGCCGAGGCCCCCGAGCCGGTGGCCGGCCCCGGCGAGCTCGTCGTGCGCATGGAGGCCGCCGGGGTGACCCTCCCGGTGCTCAAGGTGCTGCGCGGCCACGGCGAGGCGCCGCTGCCGCACACACCCGGCGGTGACCTGGTCGGCCGGGTGGTGGCCGTCGGCGCGGGCGTCGAGGGGCACCGGGTCGGCGACCGGGTCGGCGGAGTGGCGTTCGAGGGCCTGTACGCCGACCTGGTGGCGGTGCCGGCCGCCCTGGTCGCGCCCGTCCCCGAGCAGGTGCCGGCGGCCGACGCGCTCGCCGTGGTCCGGGGCGGGGTGGTGGCGCTCGCCGCCCTGCGGGCCGGCCGTCTCGCGGCGGGGGAGTCGGTGCTGATCACCGCCGCCGCGGGCGGGGTGGGCCACCTCGCCGTCCAGCTGGCGAAGGCGCTGGGGGCGGGCCGGGTGGTGGCGGCCGCCGGATCCCCCGACAAGGCGGGCTTCCTGCGCGGCCTGGGCGCGGACCAGGTGGTCGGGTACGACGACCTGGACCGGATCGGGCCGGTCGACCTGGCGGTGGACGGGGTGGGCGGCGAGGTGGTGCGGCGGGCCGCCGGCGCGCTCGTACCGTTCGGGCGGCTGGTGGTGAACAGCGGTGCGGGCGGCACCCTCGACGCGGGCGCGCTGCTGCGCGGGATGCACACCGCCGTCGGGCTCTCGATGGCGCAGCTCGCCCGGCTGCGGCCCGAGCTGATCGAGCGGTACCGCGCCGAGCTGTGGGAGCTGCTCGCGGCGGGCCGGATCCGGCCGCGGTGCGTGGTGCTGCCGCTGGCGCAGACCGCCCGCGCGGTCGAGCTGCTGGAGAGCCGCGCCAACCTCGGCAAGGTGGTGCTGGTGCCGTGA
- a CDS encoding Xaa-Pro dipeptidyl-peptidase, protein MIASRTRLFATVTTLLAALAATLLGPAAAYAGTPAAVRDGASQPVYSYADAVRETVWVDTGLDGDGNGRTDRVAADIVRPREPAAAGRRIPAIMDASPYYSCCGRGNESQLKTYDTRGRPVGFPLFYDNYFVPRGYAVVLVDLSGTNRSDGCVDVGGPADITSAKAVVDWLNGRAGGYSARTGGSAVTPGWADGSVGMIGKSWDGTIANGVAATGVPGLKTVVPISAISSWYDYYRSDGAPLYSGTPADLAGLVETSATRARCAAVQKQLAAGSPSNGSWTALWQQRDYVASAAKVRASVFLVHGLQDLNVRDIHFSQWWSALAQAGVERRIWLSQTGHVDPFDFRRGAWVDTLHAWFDHYLLGIDNGVRNGPVADVERAPDQWTQDQAWPAPGTVTSTLGLRPGTLTTAAGGGTAGFTDNPARDENAWAADADRSTPDKTVFTTGPLTAPLRVSGGGSVTLTATPSTGSARLSAVLVDLGPATIRDYQASGEGITTLGSRSCWGDGTAGDSACFLDTAADTAQVGATVFSRGWADLGHYAGLDRSLTLTPGTAYPITFDLAGTDHVVPTGHRLALIVAGTDHGLIDPPSTRPTVGLDLARSFLRLPLVGGPGPLPPQATPGNGAELPALTAGPAGTAARPWTFR, encoded by the coding sequence GTGATAGCCAGCCGAACCCGCCTGTTCGCCACCGTCACAACCCTCCTCGCCGCCCTCGCCGCGACCCTGCTCGGCCCCGCGGCCGCGTACGCGGGCACCCCCGCCGCCGTCCGCGACGGCGCCAGCCAACCCGTCTACTCCTACGCCGACGCCGTCCGGGAGACGGTCTGGGTCGACACCGGCCTGGACGGCGACGGCAACGGCCGCACCGACCGGGTCGCCGCCGACATCGTCCGCCCGCGGGAACCGGCCGCCGCCGGCCGGCGGATCCCCGCCATCATGGACGCCAGCCCGTACTACTCCTGCTGCGGCCGCGGGAACGAGAGCCAGCTCAAGACCTACGACACCCGGGGCAGGCCCGTCGGGTTCCCGCTCTTCTACGACAACTACTTCGTCCCGCGCGGCTACGCCGTGGTGCTGGTCGACCTCTCCGGCACCAACCGCTCCGACGGCTGCGTGGACGTCGGCGGCCCCGCCGACATCACCTCCGCCAAGGCCGTCGTCGACTGGCTGAACGGCCGCGCCGGCGGCTACAGCGCCCGCACCGGCGGCAGCGCCGTCACCCCCGGCTGGGCCGACGGCTCGGTCGGCATGATCGGCAAGTCCTGGGACGGCACCATCGCCAACGGCGTCGCCGCGACCGGCGTACCGGGCCTGAAGACCGTCGTACCGATCTCCGCGATCAGCTCCTGGTACGACTACTACCGCTCGGACGGCGCCCCGCTCTACAGCGGCACCCCCGCCGACCTGGCCGGCCTGGTGGAGACCTCCGCCACCCGGGCGCGCTGCGCCGCCGTGCAGAAGCAGCTCGCCGCCGGATCGCCGTCCAACGGCAGCTGGACGGCGCTGTGGCAGCAGCGGGACTACGTCGCCTCGGCGGCCAAGGTCCGCGCCAGCGTCTTCCTGGTGCACGGGCTGCAGGACCTCAACGTCCGGGACATCCACTTCTCCCAGTGGTGGTCCGCACTCGCGCAGGCCGGCGTCGAGCGCCGGATCTGGCTCTCCCAGACCGGCCACGTCGACCCCTTCGACTTCCGGCGCGGCGCCTGGGTGGACACCCTGCACGCCTGGTTCGACCACTATCTGCTGGGGATCGACAACGGCGTCCGAAACGGCCCGGTAGCCGACGTCGAGCGGGCACCCGACCAGTGGACCCAGGACCAGGCCTGGCCCGCGCCCGGCACGGTGACCAGCACGCTCGGCCTCAGGCCGGGCACCCTCACCACGGCCGCCGGCGGCGGCACCGCGGGCTTCACCGACAACCCGGCCCGGGACGAGAACGCCTGGGCGGCCGACGCCGACCGCAGCACCCCGGACAAGACCGTCTTCACCACCGGCCCGCTCACCGCACCGCTGCGCGTCTCGGGCGGCGGATCCGTCACCCTGACCGCCACACCGTCCACCGGCAGCGCCCGGCTGAGCGCCGTCCTGGTCGACCTCGGACCGGCGACCATCCGCGACTACCAGGCCTCGGGCGAAGGCATCACCACCCTGGGCAGCCGCTCCTGCTGGGGTGACGGCACGGCGGGCGACAGCGCCTGCTTCCTGGACACGGCCGCCGACACCGCCCAGGTCGGCGCCACCGTGTTCAGCCGTGGCTGGGCCGACCTCGGGCACTACGCGGGGCTGGACAGGTCGCTGACGCTCACCCCGGGCACGGCCTACCCGATCACCTTCGACCTGGCCGGGACGGACCACGTGGTGCCCACCGGGCACCGGCTCGCCCTGATCGTCGCCGGGACGGACCACGGGCTGATCGACCCGCCGTCCACCCGGCCGACCGTCGGCCTCGACCTGGCCCGCTCCTTCCTCCGGCTGCCACTGGTGGGCGGCCCGGGCCCGCTGCCGCCGCAGGCGACACCCGGGAACGGTGCCGAGCTGCCCGCCCTGACGGCCGGCCCGGCCGGCACCGCGGCCCGGCCCTGGACGTTCCGCTAG
- a CDS encoding peptide-N4-asparagine amidase yields MADRPLFRRAARLFAAALTLAATLLWAGPAHADFGTDYHDPFTAAQPLTRPDTPSCSVELMRDQPFSNGYGNPPDTPYATTLTPPAGCRGPWAAVVLDLRGQVKGRQFDRLFTVRIGGVEVLLSSTPEPSADGIEWTLERDVTRYAPLFDRPQPFAFDLANVTDATYTGVFRITATLTFYTASAHRPAPETADRLLTTGPFGLTGAAPSATVPLTFPRNLERLTAEVYTRGGGACEEFAYASAPEEFVRANPGLGLCGKGPFRELRLSVDGRAAGAVWPYPVIYTGGWDPLLWRPTPAIAAFDLPAYRLDLTPYVGLLLDGRPHSVGIAVNAAESQSNDLWSGQVNLFAFTDHGRARTEGGLTDHRVAEEAAVSTALTDQGGGSGHWTVTATRHDAARGWVQTSHGRITTEVRDDLTFSSDQQVASGGNELTLRNRTDLTRSTATRGGGLPHTRTTHESDPLDVDYRYTRDPAGNTDQRTAMVLGRQQQETLRLGPLVVARSDVDHSYRPTAHRHDGDATVRTAEAVEDYRSSGPDGRYHRTVSTRDGWPVNPS; encoded by the coding sequence ATGGCCGACCGACCCCTGTTCCGCCGCGCGGCACGGCTGTTCGCCGCCGCCCTCACGCTGGCCGCCACCCTGCTCTGGGCCGGCCCCGCGCACGCGGACTTCGGCACCGACTACCACGACCCGTTCACCGCGGCCCAGCCGCTGACCAGGCCGGACACCCCGTCCTGCAGCGTCGAGCTGATGCGCGACCAGCCGTTCAGCAACGGCTACGGCAACCCGCCGGACACCCCGTACGCCACCACCCTCACCCCGCCGGCGGGCTGCCGCGGGCCCTGGGCGGCCGTGGTGCTCGACCTGCGCGGCCAGGTGAAGGGCCGCCAGTTCGACCGGCTGTTCACCGTCCGGATCGGCGGGGTCGAGGTGCTGCTGTCCTCCACCCCCGAGCCCTCGGCGGACGGCATCGAGTGGACGCTCGAACGGGACGTCACCCGGTACGCCCCGCTCTTCGACCGCCCGCAGCCGTTCGCCTTCGACCTGGCCAACGTCACCGACGCCACCTACACCGGCGTCTTCCGGATCACGGCGACGCTCACCTTCTACACCGCCTCGGCCCACCGTCCCGCGCCGGAGACCGCCGACCGGCTGCTCACCACCGGGCCGTTCGGCCTGACCGGGGCCGCGCCGTCCGCCACCGTTCCGCTGACCTTCCCGCGGAACCTGGAGCGACTGACGGCCGAGGTCTACACCCGCGGCGGCGGCGCCTGTGAGGAGTTCGCCTACGCCTCCGCCCCGGAGGAGTTCGTCCGCGCCAACCCGGGCCTCGGGCTCTGCGGCAAGGGGCCGTTCCGCGAGCTGCGGCTGTCGGTGGACGGCCGGGCGGCGGGCGCGGTCTGGCCCTACCCGGTGATCTACACCGGCGGCTGGGATCCGCTGCTGTGGCGACCGACCCCAGCAATCGCCGCCTTCGACCTGCCCGCCTACCGGCTCGACCTGACCCCGTACGTCGGGCTGCTGCTGGACGGGCGGCCGCACAGCGTCGGCATCGCCGTGAACGCCGCCGAGAGCCAGAGCAACGACCTCTGGAGCGGCCAGGTCAACCTCTTCGCCTTCACCGACCACGGCCGGGCCCGGACCGAGGGCGGGCTCACCGACCACCGGGTCGCCGAGGAGGCCGCCGTCTCGACCGCCCTCACCGACCAGGGTGGCGGCAGCGGCCACTGGACGGTCACCGCGACCCGCCACGACGCCGCGCGCGGCTGGGTGCAGACCTCGCACGGCCGGATCACCACCGAGGTGCGGGACGACCTCACCTTCTCCTCCGATCAGCAAGTCGCCTCCGGTGGGAACGAGTTGACCCTGCGCAACCGGACCGACCTGACCCGGTCCACCGCCACCCGCGGCGGCGGCCTGCCGCACACCCGGACCACGCACGAGAGCGATCCGCTGGACGTCGACTACCGGTACACCCGTGACCCGGCCGGCAACACCGACCAGCGGACGGCCATGGTGCTCGGCCGGCAGCAGCAGGAGACCCTGCGCCTCGGACCACTGGTGGTGGCCCGCTCCGACGTCGACCACAGCTACCGCCCGACGGCCCACCGCCACGACGGCGACGCCACCGTCCGGACGGCCGAGGCGGTCGAGGACTACCGCTCCAGCGGCCCGGACGGCCGCTACCACCGGACGGTCTCCACCCGGGACGGCTGGCCCGTCAATCCCTCCTGA
- a CDS encoding serine hydrolase domain-containing protein: MADRHRRTVVRIAAGVVAGATLLAMAPAAYGAPRESGRAGTAGAADGSDGVREDAAGLQRALDAFTAGGMATAALAQVRDGGRVTWRGTSGVSDLATGAPVRADGRFRIGSTTKPFVATVVLQLRAEGRLALDDPIERHLPGLVPGGDAITVRRLLNHTSGLFDFIEDPAIRLDDPDWLARTRWTVFRPEQLVALATAHPPYFPPGGGWHYSNTNYILAGMLIEKITGHPWGEEVERRIVRPLGLRGTSMPAGLPLLTGPHAHGYYRTPGGPVDVTRINPSMAGAAGAGVSTTDDLARFDAALLGGQLLGPVELAEMKTTVGLEGGFDYGLGLMRFTLPCGEFWGHDGGIPGYSTLLLGDAGGRRQVAFSVNPYDLSDPEAATRAEDAFVLKAACRADLPPAPTGTPAVAAAVDGGAADGTAVGAAAAGPGS, from the coding sequence ATGGCCGACAGGCACCGCAGGACCGTCGTCCGGATCGCCGCAGGTGTGGTGGCCGGAGCCACCCTGCTGGCGATGGCACCCGCCGCGTACGGCGCCCCGCGCGAGTCGGGCCGGGCGGGTACGGCGGGCGCGGCGGACGGGTCGGACGGGGTACGGGAGGACGCTGCCGGGCTCCAGCGCGCGCTGGACGCCTTCACGGCCGGCGGCATGGCGACCGCCGCGCTGGCGCAGGTCCGCGACGGCGGCCGGGTGACCTGGCGCGGCACCTCCGGTGTGTCGGACCTCGCCACCGGGGCGCCGGTCCGCGCCGACGGGCGGTTCCGGATCGGCAGCACCACCAAGCCCTTCGTCGCGACCGTGGTGCTCCAGCTCAGGGCCGAGGGGCGGCTCGCCCTCGACGACCCGATCGAGCGCCATCTGCCCGGGCTCGTCCCGGGCGGCGACGCCATCACGGTCCGCCGGCTCCTGAACCACACCAGCGGCCTCTTCGACTTCATCGAGGACCCGGCGATCCGCCTGGACGATCCGGACTGGCTGGCCCGGACCAGGTGGACGGTGTTCCGCCCCGAGCAGCTGGTGGCCCTCGCCACCGCGCACCCGCCGTACTTCCCGCCGGGCGGGGGCTGGCACTACTCCAACACCAACTACATCCTGGCCGGGATGCTGATCGAGAAGATCACCGGGCATCCCTGGGGCGAGGAGGTGGAGCGGCGCATCGTGCGGCCGCTCGGGCTGCGCGGCACCTCGATGCCGGCCGGCCTTCCGCTGCTCACCGGGCCGCACGCCCACGGGTACTACCGGACGCCCGGCGGCCCGGTGGACGTGACCCGGATCAACCCCTCGATGGCGGGTGCGGCCGGTGCCGGCGTCTCCACCACCGACGACCTGGCCCGGTTCGACGCCGCCCTGCTCGGCGGGCAGCTGCTCGGCCCGGTCGAGCTGGCCGAGATGAAGACCACCGTCGGTCTGGAGGGCGGCTTCGACTACGGGCTCGGCCTGATGCGTTTCACGCTGCCCTGCGGAGAGTTCTGGGGCCACGACGGCGGCATCCCGGGCTACTCGACGCTCCTGCTGGGCGACGCCGGGGGCCGCCGCCAGGTGGCCTTCTCGGTCAACCCCTACGACCTCTCCGACCCGGAGGCGGCCACCCGCGCCGAGGACGCGTTCGTCCTGAAGGCCGCCTGCCGCGCCGACCTGCCACCGGCGCCCACCGGCACCCCGGCCGTCGCGGCCGCGGTGGACGGGGGCGCGGCGGACGGGACCGCGGTGGGCGCGGCGGCGGCCGGGCCCGGGTCCTAG